Below is a window of Carassius gibelio isolate Cgi1373 ecotype wild population from Czech Republic chromosome B23, carGib1.2-hapl.c, whole genome shotgun sequence DNA.
CAGGGACGGTCCAAATGGAAGGACTGCATACTGATAGGCCACTCCCTTAAATGCAAATATCGAAGACGGTCTGTGACGGGGGGGCTATGTGGATGTGAAAGAAATCTTTCAAATCCATGGTCAAAAACCAATCCTCGGGGGAAATATGCATGAGAATCTTTTTGAATGTCGTCATCTGCCGGGGCAGCTGtagagacttggactagtaaCCCGAAGGTCTCATAAGTGAGCTGTTCAGAATTCTGAGATCAACAATTGGTCTGAGCCCGCCGTCTCTCTTTGTGGATGAGGAAATAGCGGCTGAAAAAACATGACTCGCTGTTCACTGGGGGCACTATTTCCACAGTGCCTTTTGCAAGCAGTGCTTGCACCTCCTGCCGGAGAACAATAGCTTTGTTGTCCGGGACAGAGGTTTGAACAATGCCTCTGAAGCAGGGCGGTCTGCGTCTTAAAGAAACCAGGTGACTCGTGGGCGTAGACGAGAGAGACTCATGCTCACGCAGAAAGAGCCATTAGCGAGCGCAGCAGTGCAGTGGGAACGGCAGAGGCAGGCAGCACACTCGCTGTGTCCGTCTTCATCATGCAAGAGCTCCCTTCAAATTCGCTGAGGCAAATGTGGGATCGTTACATCTTACTACTTTGAATCTTGgcaaattttggatgaaaaaaatCAAAGGTAGGTCAGTACACTTTACACTTTGTGTCAGTACACTTTCATATTGTGATGGTCTAGTGTCTgtgaataataaagaaaaaaaaaaaagaaaaacctgctAATTTAATAGGAAGCCTGCGTGTTCTGTGCAGATGAGCGCCGTGGTGTTTCAGCATGGTGGTGTTGAAATGTCACGTCATAACATTAAATTGTTcaatttacacatttgattaCCACAATGTTTGATAGTAAATTTGTATTGAATTATAAAACATAGAACCCAGAAAATATTCTGAAAAGCATTAAACACTAGGCCACTATTATTAAcgtgaataaattaatgaattgaagtaaaacatttaatagacatactttttattattaaaatttgaataaaccattaaaatgataatctagaaatatttaaatactattacatcataaagtaAAACATTCCGAACACTGTTGTTTTGGCAGACTGCCTTCAATATAAGCTCTTTTTAGACTAATGAGAAAGTTTTGATTTCTGAAACTTACATGTTTTTATAgcacaatgacctcttatatgtcaaaagatcaagggaatttagaTTTCTcggttcatgacccctttaaatctttTCAGCGTATAACATACCAATGTTTacgcttattttttatttatttattttatttactttagtcTCCTGTTGTCTCAGCTGGTAATAAGTGTTCTGTTGTCTAAATTTTGTGCTTCCCATCACTAAACTACACTGTGCTACTAGCGTTAGTCAATGTGTGTAAGGATTGGTGTATGATGGTAAACACTttttatagaaaactattattagTCAATTCTTAATTTAATTACACACCATTCAGATGACTCTTTACAAAAACACTATTTCCTAATTTGTAAAACTGtgtatttgcaccaaactttacCTTTAACGTTTGAGGGCAAAAGTATAGTTCTTCTTTTTATAGTTCACATACTTGCTTTTCCGAGCGCTGTGGGTAGAGGCATTCTCAGAAACCCTCCGGAGTGCTTGAGTCGTTCAGTAAGGGACTTCAGCACTAGATCCAGAGTGCAGTCTGAATGCCACACAGGAAGATCTAGGCTCCGCATACACACAATGATACGTCTTTTTTCCTCTTCTGTCAGAAAGCCCCTTTCGTGAGCCACATAGACCATGAAAGCCATGTCAATGTTCACCGCCTCTCCATGCAGAAGCGCGGGAAGTATTTTCTGTATCAAAGAAAAGAGTGACTCCAGTTATTAGAATAATTCAAGACTGACACACAGTTTTGGTTTGAGTCCTAATATGCAGAACCATTTCAAGCTCTGGACTGATGATGTGGCCAAAGTCCACCAGCCGGTCCAGCTGGTCCTCCCACAGGTTTGGGGCAAGTTCCTCCAGCATGGTTTCAATGGCCAATCTCGTGGACACACTCGCTGCGTCCCCATGCATATTTTCTGCCATTCCCCCTGATGGTTGGAAACTGGAGTCCAACAAATGTCTTCCATCCTTCTCCAAAAGTTCAAAGAGTCCTCTGTGTTTCATCAGCGCCATCTGTAGGGGATCACTAGCATTGGTGACACAAGACCTCAATTAGACTTCACAATAATGCTCAAAAGTCAGGGCTTGCTAAGAATTTTAAGTGTTTTTCAAATAAGTCAAATGCAGTGAAataactaatattgtgaaattgtgaaagtagctttttatgaaaatatactcaaaaatgtagtttattcctgtgatgcaaagcagaattttctgcatcattactgcagtcttcagtgtcacatgatccttcagaaattggttgattaaaaagaaaatagtgtTTCCAGTTTATGTCCTGCTTGTGtaaactgtgtgtttttttttttaggactgtttgatgaatagaaagttctcgCTCTCATTTCAATCTCTCACTTTTACAAATGTATCTTTCACTATAAATGTCTTAACGGTCACCATTAATCAGCTGAATGCATTCTtgccaaatatatatttattcaaaatgtctCTCTAATttcttttaagatttaaaaatcctattatatgtttgtttgtttatctttttatttatttctggcaTTATTGATGTGGCATTACATTTGGGCCAAAATTATTGAATATAACAAAAGACTACatttagagaaaataaaaacactttaaatttgaaaattaatatgtgcaagtacagtttttttaaaaatatacttttatgattttaagtacactaaattcaattaaatgcacttctttttttACAAGTCAGTGCATGAACCATAAAATGcaatgcaggtgtgtaaaatgcGAACATCTTTTGAGAAAGTGTCCAGTATTGTGCCATCCATGCAGTGCACGTACCTTCAGCATCTCGGCCATTCCATTAGAAATATGGCGGCGTGGCAGAGTGCAGAGGAAGCTCCTGTCCAGGAAGGCTGCCACGGGTGGGATGTATGACCCTAGCTTATTTTTACAGTTGGCAAAATTGACCCCAGTCTTTGCCCCCACACTGGCATCAATGTAAGCCAGCAGAGTAGTAGGGACACGGATGTACGGAGTACGTCTGCGATACAGGGATGCAGCGAGACCTGTGATATCCAGACACACACCGCCACCGATAGCGATAATGGGCTCTGTACGGCGGTCAATCCCAAACTTATGCACCTCCTCCAAGATTCTGGTCACCAGGGCCATGGATTTGTTCTCCTCAGTTGTGGGTAAGGGTAGGATCTTGTACATCACGCCTCTCGCTTCGAAATAAGCTGCAACCTGGGAGCCGTACAGATCATTAACAGTCTCGTCAATCACAATGAATCGCTTCATTACTTTACTGTTGGTCTTAAGGGCCAGGAGCTCTGTGGAGCTGGAGATATGGCCAAACAGTAAGGTGTCATTGCTTGCATCCAGAAGCCTCTCACACTGAACGACTCGATAGGAGAAGACGACAGGACTGACCACTGTCCATGTGACTCCATCTTCTGATGAAGACTCATAACTGTGGAGACAAATTAACCATACTTTATTCAGTATTTCAGGAGAAGCTGAATGTCCAACAAAAGCACTAAGAAGTAGATTTTTTTCACATGTAACTActttgtaattattattgtaatacaataactgggtaataacttggtactaaccctaaacctgtTTTTGTTCCTGTGTAGTTACCTTAGCCTGTATATGTACACTTTAAATGCTCAGCAGCTGCtctttattatacagtatatgtcatgcattaaacatttgtatatgaactttaaatgtaatattatctgacacatttaaaagtattattacattatcaaaattatttaaaatataaaatacactgTGTGTTAAGAAACTGTCTTTAAGTACATTTttgtggccttttatttcattaatatatattatctGCATGTGCAGTTTTTGCTGCCGTTTTGCCAGGTTTGGGGGGAATGTACTAAGGTAaattcagatttaattttgttaataccTTTTGTTTGGACATATACTCCTTTTTTGCCAGTTTCTTTAATTTTTACttctgatatatatttttattttttatttttttacattttttacgtCTTATTTTATGTCCAAAATGACTGGCAATACAATGTTACATGTACGTACCATAGTAATACCTTTTCTATCAAATAGTACCATAGTGGTgccatgccatttttttttacattgtggtgCATAGCCTATATTAATATGCCATGCCAGTACCATTTTGAAAGATCAGAGAATAGTGTCTACTAAAGACTACAGACACTTTCCCCCACTTACCCAAAATACACACACTGTGAACTTGACCTCATGCTTTCCAGCTGTAAGATCAGTTCTTAAATTAGAAAAGCACTGCAACATGAAGTAAACAGCTCACTCTTGATATCAAGGTTAACTGATTACAGAATGATAAAAGCAAtgaaatattagtttttattGACTGCATTTTGTAATGCAAAAGTTTTATCCCAGTATGTCCGGCCTGAAACAGTGACATCAGAGTGGTTAGTCTTGTTCATATACTCACATCCTGGCATCTGACAGTCGTCCCTGGACACGCTGACAGTCTGCAGTCTGTCTGCTCCACGTACAGTCTGCATGCACCAATCTGAATTCAGTCACATGATCACTGGCTCCGTcattgatttctgaagcatcagaCATATTGAAGTTGAAATGTAAAAGTTGCCAGCTCGTGTCAAGCGTATAACAGTAACTGAAGCCACTGCTGAGGTGACGGTGGAGGGTGGAACTGTAGGGAAACTATAATTAGAGATACTGTAAATGATCTGTATGGTGACTGCTCAATGGGCAGCCAGGAGGCTTTTCGACTCAATGTTCCCATGTTCTCCAGGAGTTGGTGTGGTGTCTGGTTTCCGCTGTAGGCTGGGACAATGAATGGATGTGTGGACTAGGCACTGGACTGGACATCATCCCTGTGGCCCTACAGTACATGGGACAAGTGGCTTGGAGAATAGATGGATTTGTATATAAACAATGGaattaaacaatgaaaataaCTGAACATCACTCTTATGAAAGGACTTTATTTATTACCTCAAAATGCAATCTCAAATCACTGTACATCCACAAACCAGCCGAGCCACTGGTCAGTGAATATGAATGCTATCAGATAGTGTTCGACCAGGGTTATTGACGCGCACACTAAGGACACAAATATGTGTATTTTCAGATTATTTTATTCATGCAGGATCAATCGATCTGTTTGACCAGCATTCATGGTGTCCATGTCACTGACTACTGGATCAGTAACACTTGAGGTTTATGAAGTGCAcatcacaagacatcttataaGGCAGAAAGACATTTAAAGGCTTTTACTATGTTACAATCACCTATGTATCATACAGGTGGCCATTGGCTCAATTTACCCACACTGGCAGTTTTTCATGCTTTACACAACAGATAAGTCAGACATTCACATTTTAGTTCAGCTGTCACATCAGAGAATAAGATAGCATCAACTAAGCCATAATTTGTAAGAAAATGTTAGGAGTGCCCAAAAAACAAGTGTATTGGCAGGGGGTTAAAAGGGAGATTTAGGATATGATTTACCAATGcaccaattattttttttctgcttgatGGTTTCCCGCGATCAGTCCAGTATAGCTCACCTATTTGTactgcatttattattaatagcaGCTAGGAAGATAACTGTGAACTCGATGAAGATGCACCAACCTACTTTGACAGAATGGACACAGAGACTgaatcagatatatatatatatatatatatatatatatatatatatatatatatatatatatatatatatatatatataaatagtattgttcaaaataatagcagtacaatgtgactaaccagaataatcaaggtttttcgtatatttttttattgctacgtggcaaacaagttaccattaggttcagtagattctcagaaaacaaatgagacccagcattcatgatatgcacgctcttaaggctgtgcaattgggcaattagttgaattagttgaaaggggtgtgttcaaaaaaatagcagtgtggcattcaatcactgaggtcatcaattttgtgaagaaacaggtgtgaatcaggtggcccctatttaaggatgaagccaacacttgttgaacatgcatttgaaagttgaggaaaatgggtcgttcaagacattgttcagaagaacagcgtactttgattaaaaagttgattagagaggggaaaacctataaagaggtgcaaaaaatgataggctgttcagctaaaatgatctccaatgccttaaaatggagagcaaaaccagagagacgtggaaaaaaacggaagacaaccatcaaaatggatagaagaataaccagaatggcaaaggctcagccaatgatcacctccaggatgatcaaagacagtctggagttacctgtaagtactgtgacagttagaagacgtctgtgtgaagctaatctattttcaagaatcccccgcaaagtccctctgttaaaaaaaaggcatgtgcagaagaggttacaatttgccaaagaacacatcaactggcctaaagagaaatggaggaacattttgtggactgatgagagtaaaattgttatttttgggtccaagggccacaggcagtttgtgagacgacccccaaactctgaattcaagccacagtacacagtgaagacagtgaagcatggaggtgcaagcatcatgatatgggcatgtttctcctactatggtgttgggcctatttatcgcataccagggatcatggatcagtttgcatatgttaaaatacttgaagaggtcatgttgccctatgctgaagaggacatgcccttgaaatggttgtttcaacaagacaatgacccaaaacacactagtaaacgggcaaagtcttggttccaaaccaacaaaattaatgttatggagtggccagcccaatctccagaccttaatccaatttggaacttgtggggtgatatcaaaaatgctgtttctgaagcaaaaccaagaaatgtgaatgaattgtggaatgttgttaaagaatcatggagtg
It encodes the following:
- the LOC128011690 gene encoding 2-epi-5-epi-valiolone synthase, which encodes MSDASEINDGASDHVTEFRLVHADCTWSRQTADCQRVQGRLSDARIYESSSEDGVTWTVVSPVVFSYRVVQCERLLDASNDTLLFGHISSSTELLALKTNSKVMKRFIVIDETVNDLYGSQVAAYFEARGVMYKILPLPTTEENKSMALVTRILEEVHKFGIDRRTEPIIAIGGGVCLDITGLAASLYRRRTPYIRVPTTLLAYIDASVGAKTGVNFANCKNKLGSYIPPVAAFLDRSFLCTLPRRHISNGMAEMLKMALMKHRGLFELLEKDGRHLLDSSFQPSGGMAENMHGDAASVSTRLAIETMLEELAPNLWEDQLDRLVDFGHIISPELEMKILPALLHGEAVNIDMAFMVYVAHERGFLTEEEKRRIIVCMRSLDLPVWHSDCTLDLVLKSLTERLKHSGGFLRMPLPTALGKARIFNDTEDSIVCKAFKKWCDEQCETTMKPE